The following are encoded together in the Anoplopoma fimbria isolate UVic2021 breed Golden Eagle Sablefish chromosome 9, Afim_UVic_2022, whole genome shotgun sequence genome:
- the micall2b gene encoding protein-methionine sulfoxide oxidase mical2b has product MSAVKALQQWCRVRCDGYRDVSITNMTTSFRDGMAFCALIHKHRPDLINFDSLKKEDVYENNKLAFKVAEEELGIPALLDAEDMVALRVPDRLSILTYVSQYYNYFHGRSPIGGLGGIKRPADNPTEEPSGKKNQPVAAKVFPSSKPARENSPPPSSNITRPSPSPKQTRNATKDAVVDRSHQTGTLSNKCASCNFHVHLVQRHLVDGKLYHRSCAKALSPTNPTALFRGLPTNTPVSRLTPLADATKTNTVTPTHTPSRLGPSWLTEKPSTPPTFSTTLSSNSSPSRPASSLSPAAKESPTCVVSKPAASRTPSASPVTTATTSINTMPVAAPRTSITAAKTTQSKFKFFKSESDEEKKKTTTTSIVINKGPNATDKVKEATAGQAVSLVVNVGGFGKKEANVSPNAGGDSKAKARGEGGDSKAKTAGEGGDSKAKAAGGGGDSKAKAGDSKAKAAGEAGDSKAKASAAAFISKKLTEENNNNNTAKPAWTTVALKKTDKPAPQVETPKRETEGVRGRKVLKADRSILDDLPTRTDTRTPSPAGGSGLRARTPDRGAPKPGGASPNTSALENKDSPSDWRSKLKPIAKPAGPSEASPKPWANGAGKPQTSDLSVGPSPSSHLSSLSISVTPPAEKGFLNGQKDPTENGTKSESKKLKPGYILKEDIMRELQEIEDNLNEWEKRGVELEVKLRSSEHEGEDDSLMDVFMIEWFNLIRNKQVAMRRESELVYIGKTQDLEEEQPTVEQELRRLMDKPDRLKTSWDRKREEQLMAKLVEIVNDRNAIIEGLDEDRLREEEEDEELDKMMMSFNIKKDKPKKKSPMSKLFSWGNKKEG; this is encoded by the exons ATGTCGGCCGTGAAGGCTCTGCAGCAGTGGTGCCGGGTCCGGTGCGACGGATACCGGGACGTGTCCATCACCAACATGACCACGTCGTTCAGGGACGGCATGGCTTTCTGTGCGCTCATCCACAAACACAGACCCGATCTCAT cAACTTTGATTCACTGAAGAAAGAGGATGTTTATGAGAACAACAAACTG GCGTTCAAGGTTGCGGAGGAGGAGTTGGGAATTCCAGCGCTGTTGGATGCAGAAGACATGGTGGCTCTTAGGGTTCCTGACCGTCTCAGTATCCTGACATACGTGTCCCAGTACTACAACTACTTCCACGGACGCTCCCCGA TCGGTGGTTTGGGAGGCATAAAGCGCCCGGCCGACAACCCCACGGAGGAGCCGTCCGGGAAGAAGAACCAGCCGGTGGCAGCAAAAGTGTTTCCATCTTCCAAACCGGCCAGAGAGAACAGCCCTCCGCCCTCCTCCAACATCACAAGGCCCTCTCCTTCTCCAAAACAAACCAGGAATGCCACAAAG GATGCCGTTGTTGATAGATCCCATCAGACGGGCACCCTGAGCAACAAATGTGCGTCCTGCAATTTCCACGTTCACCTCGTGCAGCGACATCTAGTGGACGGAAAGCTCTACCACAGGAGCTGTGCAAA GGCTCTGTCGCCTACAAACCCAACAGCACTTTTCAGAGGTTTACCGACAAACACTCCGGTTTCCAGATTAACTCCTCTAGCAGACGCCACTAAAACCAACACAGTCACTCCAACTCACACTCCCTCCAGACTGGGACCATCATGGCTGACGGAGAAACCCAGTACCCCTCCCACCTTCTCCACCACTCTTTCTTCCAATTCGTCTCCCTCCCGGCCTGCTTCCAGTCTCTCTCCTGCCGCTAAAGAGAGTCCGACATGTGTCGTCTCCAAACCGGCGGCTTCACGTACTCCCAGTGCCTCTCCCGTCACCACAGCGACCACTTCTATCAACACCATGCCCGTTGCGGCTCCTCGTACCTCCATCACGGCGGCCAAGACGACGCAGTCCAAGTTCAAGTTCTTCAAATCGGAAAGCgatgaagagaagaaaaagaccaCGACCACCAGCATCGTCATAAACAAAGGGCCGAACGCGACCGATAAGGTGAAGGAGGCCACAGCGGGACAGGCCGTCTCTTTGGTGGTGAATGTTGGCGGTTTTGGCAAAAAGGAAGCGAATGTGAGCCCAAACGCAGGTGGAGATTCGAAGGCGAAAGCACGTGGAGAAGGTGGAGATTCAAAGGCGAAAACAGCTGGAGAAGGTGGAGATTCGAAGGCgaaagcagctggaggaggtggagattcGAAGGCGAAAGCAGGAGATTCGAAGGCGAAAGCAGCTGGAGAAGCAGGAGATTCGAAGGCGAAAGCATCTGCAGCGGCCTTCATCTCCAAAAAACTGACTgaggagaacaacaacaacaacaccgcTAAGCCGGCGTGGACGACTGTAGCGCTGAAGAAAACTGACAA ACCTGCTCCTCAAGTCGAGACGCCAaagagggagacggagggagTCCGAGGGAGAAAGGTGCTGAAGGCAGACCGCTCAATCCTCGATGACCTGCCGACCCGGACTGACACCCGGACTCCGAGCCCGGCCGGCGGGAGTGGACTCAGAGCCAGAACCCCAGACAGAGGAGCCCCAAAGCCCGGCGGTGCATCGCCTAACACCTCAG cATTAGAAAACAAAGATTCTCCTTCGGACTGGAGGTCGAAGCTCAAACCCATCGCCAA ACCTGCTGGTCCTTCAGAGGCCTCCCCTAAACCCTGGGCTAATGGAGCCGGAAAGCCTCAGACTTCAGATCTGTCTGTCGggccttctccctcctctcacctctccaGCCTGAGCATTTCTGTCACTCCACCTGCAGAAAAGG gaTTCCTGAATGGTCAGAAAGACCCAACTGAAAATGGCACCAAGTCCGAGTCAAAGAAG CTGAAACCAGGCTACATTCTCAAAGAGGACATCATGAGGGAACTGCAGGAGATTGAAGATAATTTGAACGAGTGGGAGAAAAGAGGAGTGGAGCTGGAGGTGAAGCTCCGCAGCAGTGAACACG agggTGAAGACGACTCTCTCATGGACGTGTTCATGATCGAGTGGTTCAACCTGATCAGGAACAAGCAGGTGGCCATGCGCCGGGAGTCTGAACTGGTCTACAT TGGTAAAACCCAGGACCTGGAGGAAGAGCAGCCCACTGTTGAGCAGGAGCTCAGGAGACTGATGGATAAACCAG ATCGTCTGAAAACCAGCTGGGACCGGAAGAGGGAAGAACAGCTGATGGCCAAACTGGTGGAGATCGTCAACGACAGGAACGCTATTATAGAGGGTCTGGATGAGGACAGACTCAG ggaggaagaggaggacgaggagctCGACAAGATGATGATGAGTTTCA